The Novipirellula caenicola genome includes a region encoding these proteins:
- a CDS encoding AraC family transcriptional regulator has product MIQAESIRGTNGNENSFKSNFFNQMEPSDQIQTLFDYVPGISFFVKDEQSRMVSVSQSIVDRFGFEHEDEVIGRTDYDFFPAHIADSFVRDDQQVIRTGEPMIDRVEIWYTEQRMLDWFVTTKLPVYGKQRAVIGIMGVIRSYEGHRKTALPYSQISGVVEHIRENHRGRITVAELAQRANLSTRQLHRKFMDVFGMSVQDFLMKTRMQAACDELIHTHTSIVDIANQLGFCDQSAFTQQFRKHIGVTPSRFRRQHRLS; this is encoded by the coding sequence ATGATACAAGCGGAATCCATACGGGGCACGAACGGCAACGAAAACAGCTTTAAAAGCAATTTTTTTAACCAGATGGAGCCCTCGGATCAAATTCAAACCCTTTTCGACTACGTGCCTGGCATCTCGTTTTTTGTGAAAGACGAGCAGAGCCGTATGGTTAGCGTCAGCCAATCGATTGTCGATCGATTTGGGTTTGAACACGAAGATGAGGTGATCGGCCGCACCGACTATGACTTTTTCCCGGCTCATATCGCCGACAGCTTTGTTCGCGACGACCAACAGGTGATTCGCACCGGCGAGCCGATGATTGATCGTGTCGAAATTTGGTACACCGAGCAGCGGATGTTGGATTGGTTTGTGACCACCAAGCTACCGGTTTATGGCAAACAGCGGGCGGTGATCGGGATCATGGGAGTGATCCGCAGCTACGAAGGGCATCGCAAAACCGCGTTGCCGTACAGTCAAATCAGCGGAGTGGTCGAACATATCCGCGAAAATCATCGCGGACGCATCACCGTCGCAGAACTTGCTCAACGAGCCAATCTTTCGACACGTCAATTACATCGAAAATTCATGGACGTGTTTGGAATGAGTGTGCAAGACTTTCTGATGAAGACTCGGATGCAAGCGGCATGCGATGAACTGATCCACACGCACACTTCGATTGTCGACATCGCCAACCAACTTGGGTTCTGCGACCAAAGCGCGTTCACGCAACAATTCCGCAAACATATCGGGGTCACCCCGTCACGATTCCGTCGTCAACACCGATTGTCGTGA
- a CDS encoding TIM barrel protein translates to MKRRDFLTTQALLAGTAFSMASGTMCHAQTTPADSAKSDDAADTTDGKTRRVHQSVMGWCFSDIDPVTLAKHCKRIGFEAIEGIPASSYDAVTKIGLKIALTGSHGFANGPLDPENHAEVERKLRQGIDLAVQYGAPNVITFTGMAKKGISDASARRNCLECWKRVLPYAEEKNVGIVLEHLNSRDNSHPMKGHPGYWGDDLHLCADLVHAMDSPKFKLLFDIYHVQIMNGDLIRNIRQYHPIVGHYHTAGNPGRGELDENQEINYPGVVRAIVATGYQGYIAQEFIPTADDPIDSLEKAFHLCDV, encoded by the coding sequence GTGAAGAGACGTGATTTTTTGACAACTCAGGCTTTGCTTGCAGGCACGGCATTCTCGATGGCGAGCGGAACCATGTGTCACGCTCAAACCACGCCTGCGGACTCAGCAAAATCCGACGATGCCGCTGACACCACCGACGGGAAAACACGGCGTGTTCATCAATCGGTGATGGGGTGGTGCTTCAGCGACATCGATCCGGTGACCTTGGCAAAGCACTGCAAGCGGATAGGGTTCGAAGCAATCGAGGGGATTCCGGCGTCCAGTTACGACGCGGTGACGAAGATTGGGCTTAAAATCGCTCTCACCGGCAGTCATGGATTTGCCAATGGGCCTCTCGATCCTGAAAATCACGCCGAAGTGGAAAGAAAGCTGCGTCAAGGAATTGATCTCGCCGTGCAGTATGGTGCGCCGAACGTCATTACCTTTACCGGAATGGCAAAGAAAGGAATCAGTGATGCGTCAGCACGTCGCAACTGTTTGGAATGTTGGAAACGTGTACTACCTTATGCCGAAGAAAAGAACGTCGGCATCGTGCTGGAACACCTCAACAGTCGCGATAATTCACACCCCATGAAGGGGCACCCCGGATATTGGGGCGATGATTTACACCTTTGTGCCGATTTGGTTCACGCGATGGATTCGCCCAAGTTCAAACTGCTATTTGATATCTATCACGTGCAGATCATGAACGGGGATCTGATCCGGAATATTCGCCAGTATCATCCGATTGTGGGGCATTATCACACAGCCGGAAATCCAGGGCGTGGCGAGCTAGACGAGAACCAAGAAATCAACTACCCAGGGGTTGTTCGAGCGATCGTCGCAACGGGATATCAGGGCTATATCGCCCAAGAATTTATTCCCACCGCCGACGATCCGATCGATTCTTTGGAAAAAGCGTTTCATCTTTGCGACGTTTGA
- a CDS encoding alpha/beta hydrolase, with protein MNTWLRLKIGFAVRVVVVAMTCGLASGVSAEELFQLRNGMTLRGSKAEIASLNANAFSAAAAGEIKLRPIWVIDDGLTRIYLHGNGMSAAPPVAVRDIEQSIEFWQPTPLGGKEISAIGSILGVSPFNEFGRRVMTVRGVDGSPMRLVQGITEINGRYARVQGLKGEKSYVWDMRLATSSLKSETLKSIFRRRMDWDNLDKRLEAVRFFMEAGRNGDAIDVLREAIDTFPEAAKMQRQVVVLIERQANQLLDEAKLRAESGQEDLALQILEQFPTDQLGRVTRLQVEDAKQKIRDSQRQAEALIAQLDGQIQQLKQAEDLQPIFTEIKQGLSSATMIRLSDYIRLGQSEAVPLENRVALAVAGWLLGSGSGEQNLTITISLVKVRDLVAEYLGTSDAGRRQAILAELQNLEGAEAEYVDRMLPLLTPALDWPEGAAHATIPGMYLVGDETEQLDQPPRPRYVVQLPPNYNPLREYPCVLALHPVRGTPVSEIDWWSGVYNEEMQARLGHASRYGFIVVAPLWTRDSQRDYEYSAREHERVLVSLRDAMRRSSIDADRIFIAGHGEGGAAAWDIAYSHPDLWAGMISISGEPAKTIAHYHPNAPYVPMYLVMGERDGAPTPLVRNGPIMDDYVKFKSDAMVVMYKGRGREFFYEEIHRLFEWMRLPSHVRKEAPDDIDAVTMRAGDNFFWWLELGAIKSDVAVDPLLWEQSERLRAASVSASIGSDNQIRIIQGPAEQFMVWLRPMRNVDMSKPLTIRYRSRRVMFDFDGSLETLLEDARRRADRKRPFWAGVAVP; from the coding sequence TTGAACACTTGGTTGCGTCTGAAAATTGGCTTCGCTGTGCGGGTGGTTGTCGTGGCGATGACCTGCGGCTTGGCGTCCGGTGTATCGGCCGAGGAATTGTTTCAGCTTCGCAACGGGATGACGTTGCGGGGATCCAAGGCCGAGATTGCTTCGCTCAACGCCAATGCATTTTCAGCGGCCGCCGCAGGTGAGATCAAACTGCGGCCAATTTGGGTGATCGATGACGGTTTGACGCGGATCTATTTGCATGGCAACGGGATGTCGGCCGCCCCGCCGGTCGCCGTTCGCGATATCGAACAATCGATTGAATTTTGGCAGCCAACACCGCTTGGTGGCAAGGAAATTTCGGCGATTGGCAGCATTCTTGGCGTTTCGCCGTTTAATGAATTCGGCCGCCGCGTGATGACGGTTCGCGGGGTTGATGGGTCGCCGATGCGTTTGGTCCAAGGGATCACCGAGATCAATGGCCGCTATGCCAGAGTCCAGGGGCTCAAAGGCGAAAAATCGTATGTATGGGATATGCGATTGGCGACCAGTTCGCTGAAGTCGGAGACGCTGAAGTCGATCTTCCGCCGGCGAATGGATTGGGACAATCTCGACAAACGGCTTGAGGCGGTTCGCTTTTTTATGGAAGCCGGTCGCAACGGCGACGCGATCGATGTGCTGCGTGAAGCGATCGATACGTTTCCAGAGGCTGCAAAAATGCAGCGGCAAGTCGTGGTTTTGATCGAACGTCAAGCGAATCAGTTGCTCGACGAGGCCAAGTTGCGTGCGGAGTCGGGGCAGGAGGATTTGGCGTTACAAATTCTCGAACAATTTCCCACCGACCAACTCGGCCGTGTGACCCGATTGCAAGTCGAAGATGCAAAGCAAAAGATTCGGGATTCGCAGCGTCAAGCCGAGGCGTTGATCGCACAGCTCGATGGCCAGATTCAGCAGCTAAAACAAGCCGAAGACTTGCAGCCCATTTTCACGGAGATCAAACAAGGACTCTCGTCGGCGACGATGATCCGTTTGAGCGACTACATCCGTTTGGGGCAATCCGAAGCGGTGCCGCTCGAAAACCGCGTCGCGTTGGCCGTTGCCGGTTGGTTGCTCGGTAGCGGATCTGGCGAGCAAAACCTGACCATCACGATCTCGCTGGTCAAGGTGCGCGATTTGGTGGCGGAGTATTTGGGCACCTCCGATGCCGGGCGTCGTCAAGCGATTTTGGCAGAGCTTCAAAATCTAGAAGGTGCCGAAGCCGAGTATGTTGATCGCATGTTGCCGCTGCTGACGCCGGCGCTCGATTGGCCCGAGGGGGCAGCGCACGCGACGATTCCTGGGATGTACTTGGTCGGCGACGAAACCGAGCAATTGGATCAGCCGCCGCGGCCTCGCTACGTGGTGCAATTGCCACCGAATTACAACCCGCTTCGCGAGTACCCCTGTGTGCTTGCCTTGCATCCGGTTCGAGGCACTCCGGTGTCCGAGATTGATTGGTGGAGCGGGGTTTACAACGAAGAGATGCAGGCTCGTCTAGGGCACGCGTCTCGTTACGGATTCATCGTCGTCGCGCCGCTGTGGACTCGCGATTCGCAGCGGGATTACGAATACAGTGCACGAGAACATGAACGCGTCCTCGTTTCACTTCGCGATGCAATGCGTCGCAGCTCGATCGATGCCGATCGCATTTTCATTGCCGGGCATGGCGAAGGGGGCGCCGCTGCATGGGACATCGCCTATTCGCATCCTGATCTGTGGGCTGGCATGATTTCGATCAGTGGTGAACCGGCGAAGACCATTGCCCATTACCATCCCAACGCTCCCTATGTGCCGATGTACTTGGTGATGGGAGAACGCGACGGAGCCCCCACGCCGCTGGTCCGTAACGGACCGATCATGGACGATTACGTCAAATTCAAAAGCGACGCGATGGTGGTGATGTACAAAGGCCGTGGACGCGAATTTTTCTATGAAGAGATTCATCGCTTGTTCGAGTGGATGCGTTTGCCGTCACACGTTCGCAAAGAGGCTCCGGATGACATCGATGCGGTCACGATGCGCGCGGGCGACAATTTCTTTTGGTGGTTAGAGCTCGGCGCGATCAAGTCGGATGTCGCCGTGGATCCATTGTTGTGGGAGCAATCCGAACGGCTTCGTGCAGCATCGGTTTCGGCGTCGATTGGCAGCGACAACCAGATTCGCATCATCCAAGGCCCGGCCGAGCAATTTATGGTCTGGCTGCGTCCGATGCGGAACGTCGATATGAGCAAACCGTTGACGATTCGTTACCGTTCGCGTCGGGTGATGTTTGACTTTGACGGTTCGCTCGAAACGTTGCTCGAAGACGCCCGCCGCCGGGCGGATCGAAAACGTCCTTTCTGGGCCGGCGTCGCGGTTCCTTAG
- a CDS encoding PVC-type heme-binding CxxCH protein, with the protein MQKYTKYLVALMLYGVSLTVAPTPCSAAEVELQKGDHICLVGNALGERLQTENNWESLLHQRFADLELVVRNLCFPGDEPYERIRSQNFGDPDKHLAHSQASVIFYFFGFNESFDGKKGLGKFTEQMTQLVKETQGKDYGKGNPRIVLISPIAFEDVGDPNVTSGEEQNKNLALYTNALESVAKETGVGFVDLYSPTKELFEKSDERLTINGAHLNANGYAALAPILDRGLFGDGGPTSVDAAVKEQVEDKNFHWFHRYRAVNGYSIYGARGKAGSDGTYNNTDVMEREREILDQMTANRDARIWAVAQGKSVPDQVDDSNTLAFINPKTNVGGPDDPNAKRGKLGSLDYLNAAEQQKLFTLPKGYQIQLVASEEEFPELANPVALNFDNQGRLWVATMASYPHWKPKTPMDDKLLIFEDHDSDGTADECKVFAGGLHQPTGFEIGRGGVYCAQQPDVLLLKDTDGDDKADTRVRQLIGFDSADSHHGLAAFEWGPDGGLYFQEGTFKYSQVESPHGLVRLAEGGIWRYDPTTEKFGVHVSMAFSNPWGHVFDRWGQNFIGDASPGFGYWATPISGHIEYPLKHPGGSQHRRLASITGGDPNYSYPRFYPKRTRPLAGCAMMSSRHFPEDMQGNFLVTNCIGDRMVMSHKVTEQGSGFVGVEVEPIVSCEDGNFRPVDVQIAPDGSLYIVDWHNALIGHLQHNLRDPSRDHSHGRIWRITHQTRPLVEPAKIAGEPIANLLELLKLPEDRTRYRARRELAERDADEVAAALKTWVASLDTRDEDYEHHLLEALWVHQSHNQVDETLLAKVLAAKDHRARAAATRVVSFMMDQLPNHRDLIEKSIHDKHPRVRLEAVRAVSFLEGDEAIELALGVLEYDMDEYLQYTLDETMRALEQ; encoded by the coding sequence ATGCAAAAATATACGAAATACCTCGTTGCTCTCATGCTTTACGGCGTGAGTTTGACGGTGGCACCGACGCCATGCAGTGCGGCCGAAGTGGAACTGCAGAAAGGCGACCACATCTGTTTAGTGGGTAACGCACTCGGCGAGCGTTTGCAGACTGAAAACAATTGGGAGAGTTTGCTGCATCAACGCTTCGCCGACTTGGAGTTGGTGGTTCGTAATTTGTGTTTTCCAGGCGATGAACCTTACGAGCGAATTCGTTCGCAGAATTTTGGTGATCCCGACAAACACCTCGCTCACAGCCAAGCGTCCGTGATCTTCTACTTCTTTGGCTTCAACGAATCGTTTGACGGAAAAAAAGGGCTCGGCAAATTCACCGAGCAGATGACCCAGTTGGTCAAGGAAACTCAGGGCAAAGATTACGGCAAGGGAAACCCACGGATTGTGCTGATTTCGCCGATCGCATTCGAAGACGTCGGAGATCCCAACGTCACCTCGGGCGAAGAACAAAACAAAAACCTTGCCCTCTATACCAATGCCCTTGAAAGTGTTGCCAAAGAAACCGGTGTGGGGTTTGTCGACCTTTATTCGCCAACGAAAGAACTGTTCGAAAAATCGGACGAGCGACTGACGATCAACGGTGCTCACTTAAACGCAAACGGTTATGCGGCATTGGCTCCGATCTTGGACCGAGGGCTGTTTGGGGATGGAGGGCCGACAAGCGTCGATGCGGCGGTCAAAGAACAGGTGGAAGACAAGAATTTCCATTGGTTCCATCGCTATCGTGCCGTCAACGGTTATTCGATCTATGGGGCTCGCGGCAAAGCGGGCAGCGATGGGACGTACAACAACACCGATGTGATGGAACGCGAACGCGAGATTTTGGACCAGATGACGGCCAATCGCGACGCACGGATCTGGGCGGTTGCACAAGGGAAATCGGTTCCCGATCAGGTGGACGATTCGAACACCCTTGCCTTTATCAATCCCAAAACCAACGTCGGCGGCCCCGATGACCCCAATGCCAAACGTGGAAAGCTGGGCTCGCTCGATTATCTCAATGCCGCTGAACAACAAAAATTGTTTACGTTGCCCAAGGGCTACCAAATCCAATTGGTTGCCTCGGAAGAAGAGTTCCCTGAATTGGCCAATCCGGTTGCACTGAATTTTGACAACCAAGGCCGGTTGTGGGTCGCGACGATGGCGTCCTATCCACACTGGAAACCCAAGACGCCGATGGATGACAAACTGCTGATTTTCGAGGACCACGATTCCGATGGCACCGCGGACGAGTGCAAAGTGTTCGCCGGTGGTTTGCACCAACCGACGGGCTTCGAGATCGGTCGAGGCGGCGTTTATTGTGCACAACAACCCGATGTGTTGTTGTTGAAGGACACCGACGGTGACGACAAAGCGGACACGCGAGTGCGTCAATTGATCGGATTCGATTCTGCCGACTCGCACCACGGGCTTGCCGCATTCGAATGGGGGCCTGATGGAGGGCTGTACTTCCAAGAAGGAACGTTCAAGTATTCTCAGGTCGAATCGCCTCACGGGTTGGTCCGTTTGGCCGAAGGCGGAATTTGGCGATACGATCCGACGACCGAAAAATTCGGAGTCCATGTTTCGATGGCGTTTTCGAACCCGTGGGGACACGTGTTTGATCGCTGGGGCCAAAACTTTATCGGCGATGCGTCGCCAGGGTTTGGTTATTGGGCAACGCCGATTTCGGGACACATCGAGTATCCCCTGAAACACCCTGGCGGATCTCAACACCGCCGATTGGCAAGCATTACCGGGGGCGATCCGAATTACAGCTACCCTCGTTTCTATCCCAAACGCACGCGTCCATTGGCTGGATGTGCGATGATGTCGAGCCGGCATTTTCCCGAGGACATGCAAGGCAATTTCTTGGTGACCAATTGCATCGGTGATCGGATGGTGATGAGCCACAAAGTAACCGAACAAGGCAGCGGTTTTGTGGGCGTCGAAGTCGAGCCGATCGTTTCGTGCGAAGATGGCAACTTTCGGCCCGTCGACGTGCAAATCGCTCCTGATGGATCGCTCTACATCGTCGATTGGCACAATGCGTTGATCGGTCACTTGCAACACAATTTGCGTGACCCCAGTCGTGATCATTCGCACGGACGTATTTGGCGAATCACGCATCAAACGCGACCGTTGGTCGAGCCGGCCAAGATCGCCGGAGAACCGATTGCCAATCTGTTGGAACTGTTGAAGTTGCCTGAGGATCGCACGCGTTACCGGGCGCGTCGTGAACTCGCCGAACGTGATGCCGACGAGGTCGCTGCGGCGCTGAAAACTTGGGTCGCATCGCTCGACACCCGCGATGAAGACTACGAACATCACCTGCTCGAAGCATTGTGGGTTCATCAAAGTCACAATCAAGTTGACGAAACGCTGCTGGCAAAGGTCCTTGCGGCCAAAGATCATCGTGCTCGGGCGGCTGCGACTCGCGTCGTTTCGTTCATGATGGACCAACTTCCCAATCATCGCGATTTGATTGAAAAGTCGATCCACGACAAACATCCTCGCGTTCGTCTGGAAGCGGTGCGGGCGGTTAGTTTCCTCGAGGGCGACGAAGCGATCGAACTCGCCCTCGGTGTGCTAGAGTACGACATGGACGAATACTTGCAGTACACGCTCGATGAAACCATGCGAGCCCTCGAACAATAG
- a CDS encoding magnesium chelatase — MNVASERPRVSTLSELRESGWTSKSVKQEMQDNFVRMLESGEPLFPGIVGYEDTVIPEINLALLAGHDMLFLGEKGQAKSRIMRMLTRFLDPWVPYIDHPELPVHEDPEKPISAAGKRLCRDTPADQIRIAWWHRSERYAERLSPGTKFADIIGEIDPAKLTGGVSMSTEEALSFGLIPRMHRGIFAMNELPELDDLVQVGLFNILEERDVQIRGYPIQFDIDLVILFSANPSTYNRSGKVIPQLKDRIGSIVQTHYPSERDQGIEILQQEVGDDLDGNYPVQVPYFMYQIVEEITNQARRSKYIDQASGVSARFSLANFRTLIASARQRGVLHGEKPAVPRISDLGHIYSSSLGKLELDLMGTHQMSERQVLDAVVAQAIEVVFKEYVEEHGLSDIAEIFRGGVRVEVGDMLPSSHYAERLRQVPPAWNKAFELNASENDAVRASCVEFVLAGLYSMERISRSQRFGKIQYEF; from the coding sequence ATGAACGTTGCGAGTGAACGCCCCCGCGTGTCGACGCTGAGCGAGTTACGCGAGTCCGGTTGGACTTCGAAAAGCGTCAAGCAAGAGATGCAGGACAATTTTGTTCGGATGCTGGAAAGCGGCGAGCCGTTGTTTCCTGGGATCGTCGGCTACGAAGATACCGTGATTCCGGAAATCAATTTGGCGCTGCTCGCCGGGCACGACATGTTGTTTCTGGGGGAAAAGGGGCAAGCCAAAAGCCGCATCATGCGGATGTTGACCCGTTTTCTTGACCCGTGGGTGCCCTACATTGACCATCCTGAGCTGCCTGTCCACGAGGATCCCGAGAAACCGATCTCTGCGGCTGGCAAGCGTTTGTGTCGCGACACCCCGGCCGACCAGATCCGCATCGCTTGGTGGCACCGCAGCGAGCGTTACGCCGAACGGCTGAGTCCGGGAACAAAGTTTGCCGACATCATTGGCGAAATCGACCCCGCCAAGCTAACCGGTGGCGTCAGCATGAGTACCGAAGAGGCGCTGTCGTTTGGTTTGATTCCGCGGATGCATCGCGGCATTTTTGCGATGAACGAATTGCCCGAGTTGGACGATCTGGTCCAAGTCGGTCTGTTCAATATCCTCGAAGAACGTGACGTGCAAATTCGTGGCTATCCCATTCAATTCGACATTGATTTGGTGATTTTGTTTTCAGCCAACCCGTCGACTTACAATCGCAGCGGCAAAGTCATCCCGCAACTCAAGGACCGAATCGGCTCGATCGTCCAGACTCACTATCCCAGCGAACGTGATCAAGGAATCGAGATTTTACAGCAGGAAGTCGGGGACGATCTTGACGGAAACTACCCCGTCCAAGTGCCGTACTTTATGTATCAAATCGTCGAGGAAATCACGAACCAGGCGCGTCGCAGCAAGTACATCGATCAAGCCTCGGGTGTATCGGCAAGATTCTCGCTGGCGAACTTCCGCACGCTGATTGCTTCGGCACGTCAACGAGGCGTGCTGCATGGTGAGAAACCTGCGGTGCCGCGAATCAGTGATCTCGGCCATATCTATTCCAGTTCACTCGGCAAGTTAGAACTTGATTTGATGGGAACCCATCAGATGAGTGAGCGGCAAGTCTTGGATGCGGTGGTCGCGCAGGCGATTGAAGTTGTTTTCAAAGAGTATGTCGAAGAGCACGGATTGTCGGATATCGCCGAGATCTTTCGCGGTGGTGTGCGTGTCGAAGTCGGCGACATGCTGCCGAGCAGCCATTATGCCGAACGACTTCGCCAAGTGCCTCCGGCTTGGAATAAGGCGTTCGAATTGAATGCCAGCGAAAACGATGCGGTCCGCGCCAGTTGTGTCGAGTTTGTCTTGGCAGGTCTGTACAGCATGGAACGAATCAGTCGCTCGCAGCGATTTGGAAAAATCCAATACGAGTTCTAA
- a CDS encoding endonuclease/exonuclease/phosphatase family protein, whose product MKIGCLVLLACLIVSPAFADDMTRLMTYNIRYLNPNDGPDHWDHRVDAVAETIKSADIIGLQEATRKQIDDLANRLPEFQWYGVGRSDGKDGGEFSPVFWRRDQFDVTRKGTFWLGPDPQAVGKNAWGANLPRICSWVEIQSKHNATQMLLMNTHFDHQSATARENSAKLMRTKAAELRGQLPVVMMGDLNATPDSPPLKNLLAETGEGVTFLDASKLSKSEPTGPRGTFNGFKAIRADFKIDFILLSDRRIDVVNHQTLDPKTENGRFASDHLPIMINVRSHASQTPKDE is encoded by the coding sequence ATGAAAATCGGTTGCCTCGTCCTCCTTGCCTGCCTGATCGTCTCTCCCGCTTTTGCCGACGACATGACACGATTGATGACCTACAACATTCGCTACTTGAATCCCAATGATGGCCCCGACCACTGGGATCATCGCGTCGATGCCGTGGCGGAAACCATCAAAAGCGCCGATATCATCGGGTTGCAGGAAGCGACGCGAAAACAGATCGATGATCTCGCGAATCGACTGCCGGAATTCCAGTGGTATGGTGTTGGACGCAGCGATGGCAAGGATGGTGGCGAGTTCTCGCCCGTGTTTTGGCGACGCGACCAATTCGACGTGACGCGAAAAGGAACCTTTTGGCTCGGTCCCGATCCACAGGCCGTAGGTAAAAACGCGTGGGGCGCGAATCTGCCCCGAATTTGCTCGTGGGTCGAAATCCAATCCAAACACAACGCCACTCAGATGTTGCTGATGAACACTCACTTTGATCATCAAAGTGCGACGGCGCGAGAAAACTCGGCCAAGTTGATGCGAACCAAAGCTGCCGAGCTGCGTGGCCAACTGCCCGTGGTGATGATGGGAGACCTGAATGCGACTCCGGACTCGCCCCCTTTAAAAAACCTGCTTGCCGAAACCGGCGAAGGCGTGACGTTCCTAGATGCGAGCAAACTCAGCAAATCCGAACCAACCGGCCCGCGGGGGACGTTCAACGGTTTCAAGGCGATTCGCGCCGACTTCAAGATCGATTTCATTCTATTGAGTGATCGACGAATTGATGTAGTAAACCACCAAACACTCGACCCGAAAACCGAGAACGGCCGTTTCGCTAGCGACCACTTGCCGATCATGATCAACGTTCGTTCGCATGCGTCCCAAACCCCAAAAGACGAATGA